The Candidatus Limnocylindrales bacterium genome has a segment encoding these proteins:
- a CDS encoding class I adenylate-forming enzyme family protein, producing the protein MNSMSIKTLADLLSQSANRFPEATALVSQGIRYTYRELEEQTNRLAHDLIRRGVTPGERIGICCWNSPELVLALFAIWKVGGIVVDINPSFKPEEIIRIVRQCEIKMLITEKIQRNLWEQISSQFESLTILLTDEGEKGKIREGEKGRREELENRSRGGDSPSIACINYTSGTTGIPKGVLLPHKNLIRNAELNIKYFQISARDRTSLVLPLFFGMNKIFLLAHLMVGATVILERNFLSPNSVLASMEAEQVTGLSAVPTVYHTLLSRGDIRRYTLTSLRYFRIGAGQVTPQLIRNLREAFPRVDIYLTYGLTEVGLVTVLPPEKLQEKAGSCGRIIPEVQVHLAKGEEGSEKEIVIRCDHSAIGYYKNEEATRQVFKEDGIHTGDLGWMDEEGYLYLAGRQKDLIKSGSENIHPSEIEAVLIGHEGVADCAVVGVPDEWLGEAIQAYIVPKEGFYLDSDQILRFCVGRLSPIKRPKYIIICDKLPRTETGKIKKRELREIG; encoded by the coding sequence ATGAACTCTATGTCTATAAAAACCTTAGCAGACTTACTGAGTCAGAGCGCAAATCGGTTTCCAGAAGCAACAGCACTGGTTTCACAAGGAATACGTTACACCTATCGAGAACTTGAAGAACAAACAAATCGGCTGGCTCATGATCTTATTCGAAGAGGAGTAACGCCGGGGGAAAGAATCGGAATTTGTTGCTGGAACTCCCCGGAGCTGGTTCTGGCCCTTTTTGCCATCTGGAAGGTGGGAGGGATCGTTGTAGACATAAATCCGTCCTTTAAACCCGAGGAAATCATCCGTATTGTCCGGCAATGCGAGATTAAAATGCTTATTACCGAGAAGATTCAAAGGAATTTATGGGAGCAGATTTCAAGTCAGTTTGAATCTCTTACCATTTTGTTAACCGATGAGGGGGAGAAAGGGAAAATCAGAGAAGGGGAGAAGGGAAGAAGGGAAGAACTGGAGAATCGAAGTAGAGGAGGGGATTCGCCTTCTATTGCCTGTATCAATTACACTTCCGGAACTACAGGAATTCCTAAAGGTGTACTTCTTCCCCACAAGAATCTTATCCGGAATGCGGAGCTGAATATTAAATACTTCCAAATCTCGGCCAGAGATCGAACTTCCCTTGTGCTTCCTTTGTTTTTCGGGATGAATAAAATTTTTCTTCTGGCCCATCTCATGGTTGGGGCAACCGTAATTCTGGAGCGGAATTTTCTTTCCCCGAACTCGGTTCTGGCCTCCATGGAAGCAGAGCAAGTTACGGGACTCTCGGCGGTACCAACAGTTTACCACACCTTATTATCCCGGGGCGATATTCGGCGCTATACCTTAACTTCTTTAAGATACTTCCGAATCGGAGCAGGCCAGGTTACGCCCCAACTGATCCGGAACCTTCGTGAGGCTTTTCCCCGGGTAGATATTTATCTGACCTATGGCCTGACCGAAGTGGGTTTGGTCACAGTTTTACCTCCGGAAAAACTTCAAGAAAAAGCGGGATCTTGTGGGCGCATTATTCCGGAGGTGCAGGTTCACCTTGCAAAGGGAGAGGAAGGGTCCGAAAAGGAGATTGTTATTCGGTGTGATCATAGTGCCATAGGGTATTATAAAAATGAAGAAGCAACCCGGCAGGTTTTTAAAGAAGATGGAATTCATACCGGAGATCTGGGATGGATGGATGAAGAAGGGTATTTATACCTGGCAGGACGTCAGAAAGACCTGATTAAGAGTGGCAGCGAAAATATCCACCCCTCTGAGATTGAGGCTGTTTTGATCGGTCATGAGGGGGTTGCAGATTGTGCCGTAGTCGGGGTACCGGATGAGTGGTTAGGAGAAGCCATTCAGGCTTATATAGTTCCTAAAGAAGGTTTCTATTTAGATTCTGATCAAATCCTGAGATTCTGTGTCGGCCGCTTAAGTCCGATCAAAAGACCCAAATATATTATTATCTGTGATAAACTCCCCAGAACGGAAACAGGTAAGATTAAAAAAAGAGAGTTAAGGGAAATCGGTTAA
- a CDS encoding DUF1501 domain-containing protein, which yields MNRRDFLKVLSLTPFISYIPDLSFAATSQTNWNNLFILLELKGGNDGLNTVIPYTDPTYYDLRPRLGITRDKVLQLDEKVGFHPALEALMPVWKNGELAVIQSVGYPEPNLSHFRSIEIWETASNSNQYLSEGWLSRVFTAYPPPKTFAADAIVVGSSDLGPLGGGTARVVVLSNIQRFLAQAKQNGIPNGRPANPALAHILKVEEDIRQAAEGLKTSDVLKTEFPDSPFGNALKTASRIIAGNSGVAVIKVSLDGFDTHSNQSNRQERLLREMAEGLSAFREALMEINRWNSTLIMSYSEFGRRPRENLSTGTDHGTANVHFMLGGRVKGGLYGQIPQLKSLEGDNLRFALDFRSLYATVIEKWWGLNASPVLGRKFEVLDILKV from the coding sequence CTTTGCCGCCACATCCCAGACCAACTGGAATAATTTATTCATTTTATTGGAACTGAAGGGAGGAAATGATGGGTTAAATACGGTTATCCCCTATACCGATCCGACCTATTATGACCTGCGGCCTCGGCTCGGAATCACCCGGGATAAGGTCCTACAACTGGATGAGAAAGTAGGTTTCCATCCGGCCCTGGAAGCTTTAATGCCGGTGTGGAAAAATGGCGAGTTAGCCGTAATTCAGAGTGTGGGTTATCCAGAACCGAATCTTTCTCATTTTCGTTCTATTGAGATCTGGGAAACAGCTTCCAATAGCAATCAATACTTATCAGAAGGTTGGTTATCACGGGTTTTTACTGCCTATCCTCCCCCCAAAACTTTTGCTGCCGACGCCATCGTGGTGGGAAGTTCTGATCTGGGACCTCTGGGTGGGGGTACCGCCCGAGTGGTTGTACTTTCCAATATCCAAAGATTCCTGGCCCAGGCTAAACAAAATGGTATCCCCAACGGCAGGCCTGCCAATCCGGCATTGGCACATATTCTCAAGGTCGAGGAAGATATTCGTCAGGCGGCTGAGGGTTTGAAAACCTCCGACGTGCTTAAAACTGAGTTCCCGGACTCTCCTTTTGGAAATGCTTTAAAAACCGCATCTCGAATTATTGCAGGTAATTCAGGTGTCGCCGTTATCAAGGTTTCTTTAGATGGATTCGATACCCACAGCAATCAATCCAACCGGCAAGAACGTTTACTCCGTGAGATGGCTGAAGGCCTAAGCGCTTTCAGGGAAGCATTGATGGAAATCAACCGTTGGAATTCGACCCTCATCATGAGTTACTCGGAATTTGGCCGCAGACCCAGGGAAAACTTAAGTACCGGCACAGATCATGGTACGGCCAATGTTCATTTCATGTTGGGTGGACGTGTGAAAGGAGGTCTATACGGTCAGATCCCTCAGCTTAAATCACTGGAGGGGGACAATCTCCGCTTTGCCCTAGATTTCCGTAGTCTGTATGCAACTGTTATAGAAAAGTGGTGGGGCCTCAACGCAAGCCCCGTACTAGGCAGGAAATTTGAGGTGTTGGATATATTAAAAGTTTAA